A single genomic interval of Cupriavidus sp. MP-37 harbors:
- the pyrC gene encoding dihydroorotase, with the protein MTQKLTITRPDDWHLHLRDGAALAAVLPDTARQFARAIIMPNLKPPVTTVAQAQAYRARILAALPAGMTFEPLMTLYLTDNTSPEEIAAARASGFVHGVKLYPAGATTNSDAGVTDIRRCYPALEAMQRVGLPLLVHGEVTDPAIDIFDREAVFIEQVMTPLRRDMPELKVVFEHITTKDAAQYVRDASGPVGATITAHHLLYNRNAIFTGGIRPHYYCLPVLKRETHREALVAAATSGSERFFLGTDSAPHARGLKEHACGCAGCYTALHAMELYAEAFDAAGALDKLEAFASFNGPAFYGLPRNTGTLTLEREDWELPAELPYGDTTLVPLRGGETLRWKAR; encoded by the coding sequence ATGACCCAGAAGCTCACCATCACCCGCCCGGACGACTGGCACCTGCACCTGCGCGACGGCGCGGCGCTGGCCGCCGTGCTGCCCGACACCGCCCGCCAGTTCGCCCGCGCCATCATCATGCCCAACCTGAAGCCGCCGGTGACCACGGTGGCGCAGGCGCAGGCCTATCGCGCCCGCATCCTGGCGGCGCTGCCGGCCGGCATGACGTTCGAGCCGCTGATGACGCTGTACCTGACCGACAACACCAGCCCCGAGGAAATCGCCGCGGCCAGGGCCAGCGGCTTCGTGCATGGCGTCAAGCTGTATCCGGCGGGCGCCACCACCAACAGCGATGCCGGCGTCACCGATATCCGTCGTTGCTACCCCGCGCTGGAGGCCATGCAGCGCGTCGGCCTGCCGCTGCTGGTGCACGGCGAAGTCACCGATCCGGCCATCGATATCTTCGACCGCGAAGCCGTGTTCATCGAGCAGGTAATGACGCCGCTGCGCCGCGACATGCCCGAACTGAAGGTGGTGTTCGAGCACATCACCACCAAGGATGCGGCGCAGTACGTGCGCGACGCGAGCGGTCCGGTCGGCGCCACCATCACCGCGCACCACCTGCTCTACAACCGCAACGCCATCTTCACCGGCGGCATCCGCCCGCATTACTACTGCCTGCCGGTGCTCAAGCGCGAAACCCACCGCGAAGCGCTGGTGGCCGCCGCCACCTCGGGCAGCGAGCGCTTCTTCCTGGGTACCGACAGCGCGCCGCACGCGCGCGGCCTGAAGGAACATGCGTGCGGCTGCGCCGGCTGCTATACCGCGCTGCATGCGATGGAGCTGTATGCCGAGGCGTTCGACGCCGCCGGCGCGCTCGACAAGCTGGAAGCCTTCGCCAGCTTCAACGGCCCGGCCTTCTACGGCCTGCCGCGCAACACCGGCACGCTGACGCTGGAGCGCGAGGACTGGGAACTGCCGGCTGAGCTGCCCTACGGCGACACCACGCTGGTGCCCCTGCGCGGCGGCGAAACGCTGCGCTGGAAGGCACGCTGA
- a CDS encoding amino acid ABC transporter ATP-binding protein yields MIEINNVSKWYGSFQVLTDCTTKVAKGEVVVVCGPSGSGKSTLIKTVNALEPFQKGDILVDGTSVGNPKTNLPKLRSRVGMVFQNFELFPHLSITENLTIAQMKVLGRSKDEAMAKGLKYLERVGLKNQAEKYPGQLSGGQQQRVAIARALSMDPICMLFDEPTSALDPEMVNEVLDVMVQLAQEGMTMMCVTHEMGFARKVANRVIFMDQGKIVEDADKEEFFGNIDARSERARQFLSKILHH; encoded by the coding sequence ATGATCGAAATCAATAACGTTTCCAAGTGGTACGGCTCCTTCCAGGTGCTGACCGATTGCACCACCAAGGTTGCCAAGGGTGAAGTGGTGGTGGTGTGCGGCCCGTCGGGTTCGGGCAAGTCCACGCTGATCAAGACCGTCAACGCGCTCGAGCCGTTCCAGAAGGGCGACATCCTGGTCGACGGCACCTCGGTGGGCAATCCCAAGACCAACCTGCCCAAGCTGCGTTCGCGCGTGGGCATGGTGTTCCAGAACTTCGAGCTGTTTCCGCACCTGTCGATCACCGAGAACCTGACCATCGCGCAGATGAAGGTGCTGGGCCGCTCGAAGGACGAGGCCATGGCCAAGGGCCTGAAGTACCTGGAGCGCGTGGGCCTGAAGAACCAGGCGGAGAAGTACCCCGGCCAGCTGTCGGGCGGCCAGCAGCAGCGCGTGGCGATTGCGCGCGCGCTGTCGATGGACCCGATCTGCATGCTGTTCGACGAGCCCACTTCCGCGCTCGATCCGGAAATGGTGAACGAAGTGCTGGACGTGATGGTGCAGTTGGCGCAGGAAGGCATGACCATGATGTGCGTAACCCACGAAATGGGCTTCGCGCGCAAGGTGGCCAACCGCGTGATCTTCATGGACCAGGGCAAGATCGTCGAGGACGCCGACAAGGAAGAGTTCTTCGGCAATATCGACGCCCGTTCGGAGCGCGCGCGCCAGTTCCTGTCGAAGATCCTGCATCACTGA
- the gltK gene encoding glutamate/aspartate ABC transporter permease GltK, with product MAYSFDFTSINPSTLHVLGEGMMVSLKITVTAVVVGIIWGTILAMMRLSSFRLLNWFAQGYVTIFRSIPLVMVLLWFFLIIPQVLQGIFNLSPATDLRMTSALVAFALFEAAYYSEIIRAGIQSVSRGQMFAAQALGMTYGQSMRLVILPQAFRNMVPLLLTQGIILFQDTSLVYVSALADFFGQAYGIGERDGRIVEMLLFAGLVYFIICFSASLLVKRYQKKVAV from the coding sequence ATGGCTTATTCCTTCGATTTCACCTCGATCAACCCGAGCACGCTGCACGTGCTGGGCGAGGGCATGATGGTCTCGCTGAAGATCACCGTCACCGCGGTGGTGGTCGGCATCATCTGGGGCACCATCCTGGCGATGATGCGCCTGTCGTCGTTCCGGCTGCTGAACTGGTTCGCGCAGGGATACGTGACCATCTTCCGCTCCATCCCGCTGGTGATGGTGCTGCTGTGGTTCTTCCTGATCATCCCGCAGGTGCTGCAGGGCATCTTCAACCTGTCGCCGGCGACCGACCTGCGCATGACCTCGGCGCTGGTGGCGTTCGCGCTGTTCGAGGCCGCGTACTACTCCGAGATCATCCGGGCCGGCATCCAGAGCGTGTCGCGCGGGCAGATGTTTGCCGCGCAGGCGCTCGGCATGACCTACGGGCAGTCGATGCGGCTGGTGATCCTGCCGCAGGCGTTCCGCAACATGGTGCCGCTGCTGCTGACGCAGGGCATCATCCTGTTCCAGGATACGTCGCTGGTGTACGTGAGCGCGCTGGCGGACTTCTTCGGCCAGGCCTACGGCATCGGCGAACGCGACGGCCGCATCGTCGAGATGCTGCTGTTCGCCGGGCTGGTGTACTTCATCATTTGTTTCTCCGCTTCGCTGCTGGTCAAGCGTTACCAGAAAAAGGTGGCTGTATGA
- the rpsI gene encoding 30S ribosomal protein S9, with translation MIGNWNYGTGRRKSAVARVFIKSGKGDIVVNGKPIKEYFARETSLMIVRQPLELTAHGETFDIKVNVTGGGETGQAGAVRHGITRALIDYDATLKSALSKAGYVTRDAREVERKKVGFHKARRRKQFSKR, from the coding sequence ATGATCGGTAACTGGAATTACGGTACTGGCCGCCGCAAGAGCGCTGTGGCTCGTGTCTTCATCAAGTCGGGCAAGGGCGACATCGTCGTCAACGGCAAGCCCATCAAAGAGTATTTCGCTCGCGAAACCTCGCTGATGATCGTGCGCCAGCCCCTGGAACTGACCGCCCACGGCGAAACGTTCGACATCAAGGTCAACGTGACCGGCGGTGGCGAAACCGGCCAGGCCGGCGCAGTGCGCCACGGCATCACCCGTGCCCTGATCGACTACGATGCGACCCTGAAGTCGGCCCTGTCGAAGGCTGGCTACGTCACGCGCGATGCACGTGAAGTCGAGCGTAAGAAGGTCGGCTTCCACAAGGCGCGTCGTCGCAAGCAGTTCTCGAAGCGCTGA
- the erpA gene encoding iron-sulfur cluster insertion protein ErpA, whose translation MNAVAEAPVTEDVPAPFVFTDSAADKVKQLIEEEGNAELKLRVFVQGGGCSGFQYGFTFDEEVNEDDTTMVKNGVTLLIDSMSYQYLVGAEIDYKEDINGAQFVIKNPNASTTCGCGSSFSV comes from the coding sequence ATGAACGCAGTCGCAGAGGCACCCGTTACCGAGGACGTGCCGGCACCGTTCGTCTTTACCGACAGCGCCGCCGACAAGGTCAAGCAGTTGATCGAGGAAGAGGGCAATGCCGAGCTGAAACTGCGCGTGTTCGTGCAGGGCGGCGGCTGCTCCGGCTTCCAGTACGGCTTCACCTTCGACGAGGAAGTCAACGAAGACGACACCACCATGGTCAAGAACGGCGTCACCCTGCTGATCGACTCGATGAGCTACCAGTACCTGGTCGGCGCCGAGATCGACTACAAGGAAGACATCAACGGCGCGCAGTTCGTGATCAAGAACCCGAATGCCTCGACCACCTGCGGTTGCGGCTCGTCGTTCTCGGTCTGA
- a CDS encoding LysR family transcriptional regulator — translation MIPFSFRQLEYFVAAAEHGSISAAARARHVSQPSVSTAIAQLEDTLGELLFRRQVSRGLSLTPAGQRLLGKARDVLALAAGLTADDGAGRGLSGQLSLTCFQDLGPYFVPRLLAGLRARHPGIAVTLFEADLATVHRTLQAGKAELAVTYELGLDARTERRTLAELAPYALLPATHPLAGGADVSLADLAAERLILEDIAQTREYFLSLFWAHGLHPALHQYTQTFEMQRGLVAHGYGVALSCTRPAGDHSYDGVPIACLPLREPVTPQRVVLARSPAMRASPLAQAFMDWVEAEEVGAAAQRG, via the coding sequence ATGATCCCTTTCTCCTTCCGCCAGCTCGAGTACTTTGTCGCCGCCGCCGAGCACGGCAGCATCAGCGCCGCGGCCCGGGCGCGCCATGTGTCCCAGCCCTCGGTATCGACCGCAATTGCCCAACTGGAAGACACGCTGGGCGAACTGCTGTTCAGGCGGCAGGTCAGCCGCGGGCTGTCGCTGACCCCGGCCGGGCAGCGCCTGCTAGGCAAGGCCCGCGACGTGCTGGCGCTGGCGGCGGGGCTGACCGCCGACGATGGCGCCGGCCGCGGCCTGAGCGGCCAACTGTCGCTGACCTGCTTCCAGGACCTGGGCCCGTACTTCGTGCCGCGCCTGCTGGCCGGGCTGCGCGCGCGCCATCCCGGCATCGCGGTGACGCTGTTCGAGGCCGACCTCGCCACCGTCCATCGCACCTTGCAGGCCGGCAAGGCGGAGCTGGCCGTGACCTATGAGCTGGGCCTGGATGCCCGCACCGAGCGCCGCACACTGGCGGAGCTGGCCCCCTACGCGCTGCTGCCGGCCACCCATCCGCTCGCAGGCGGCGCCGACGTCAGCTTGGCCGACCTGGCCGCCGAACGGCTGATCCTGGAAGACATTGCCCAGACCCGCGAATACTTCCTGTCATTGTTCTGGGCCCATGGGCTGCACCCGGCGCTGCACCAGTACACGCAGACCTTCGAGATGCAGCGCGGACTGGTGGCGCATGGCTACGGCGTGGCGCTGTCGTGCACGCGCCCCGCGGGCGACCACAGCTACGACGGCGTGCCGATTGCCTGCCTGCCGCTGCGCGAGCCGGTGACGCCGCAACGCGTGGTGCTGGCGCGCTCGCCGGCGATGCGGGCATCGCCGCTGGCGCAGGCGTTCATGGATTGGGTGGAGGCGGAGGAGGTCGGCGCCGCGGCTCAGCGCGGGTAG
- the rplM gene encoding 50S ribosomal protein L13 — translation MKTFSAKPHEVKRDWYVIDATDKVLGRVASEVARRLRGKHKPEFTPHVDTGDYIIIVNAAKLRVTGTKETDKKYYRHSGYPGGIYETTFGKMQQRFPGRALEKAVKGMLPKGPLGYAMIKKLKVYAEAEHPHEAQQPKALEI, via the coding sequence ATGAAGACCTTTTCCGCCAAGCCTCATGAGGTAAAGCGCGACTGGTACGTGATTGACGCGACGGACAAAGTCCTCGGCCGTGTCGCCAGCGAAGTGGCACGCCGTCTGCGCGGCAAGCACAAGCCGGAATTCACTCCGCACGTCGACACGGGTGATTACATCATCATCGTCAATGCAGCCAAGCTGCGTGTCACGGGTACCAAGGAAACGGACAAGAAGTACTATCGCCATTCGGGTTACCCGGGCGGTATCTACGAAACGACGTTCGGCAAGATGCAGCAGCGTTTCCCGGGCCGTGCCCTGGAAAAGGCTGTCAAGGGCATGCTGCCGAAGGGTCCGCTGGGCTACGCGATGATCAAGAAGCTGAAGGTGTACGCCGAAGCCGAGCATCCGCATGAAGCGCAGCAGCCCAAGGCGCTGGAAATCTAA
- a CDS encoding OsmC family protein produces the protein MECKVTWMGADGMSFVAQTGSGHIVAMDGAPEGGGHNLAPRPMEMVLLGTGGCTAYDVVLILKRGRQDVTGCSVQLQAERAGEDPKVFTRINFHFVVTGKNLNPATVERAIKLSHEKYCSASIMLAKTAEITHTLEIVEG, from the coding sequence ATGGAATGTAAAGTAACATGGATGGGCGCCGACGGCATGAGCTTCGTCGCCCAGACCGGCAGCGGCCATATCGTTGCCATGGACGGCGCCCCTGAGGGCGGCGGCCACAACCTGGCGCCGCGCCCCATGGAAATGGTGCTGCTCGGCACCGGCGGCTGCACCGCCTATGACGTGGTGCTGATCCTCAAGCGCGGCCGCCAGGACGTCACCGGCTGCAGCGTGCAGCTGCAGGCCGAGCGCGCCGGCGAAGATCCCAAGGTGTTCACCCGCATCAACTTCCATTTTGTGGTGACCGGCAAGAATCTCAACCCCGCCACCGTCGAGCGGGCGATCAAGCTGTCGCACGAGAAGTACTGCTCGGCGTCGATCATGCTGGCCAAGACGGCCGAGATCACGCACACGCTGGAAATCGTCGAAGGCTGA
- a CDS encoding phytanoyl-CoA dioxygenase family protein has product MDITREQIDTYQRDGVLVLRGAFTDWVERLREGFAQNLAEPGPFAIENVRAGEGGRFFEDYCNWQRIAPFAAFIRESAAAAIAGRIMQSQAVQVFHEHILVKEPGTAKRTPWHQDLPYYCVDGTQTASYWIPLDPVTQANTLRVVAGSHRWPRLVRPKRWASNENFYGGDDAFMEMPDVEDGSHTLLAPELEPGDAVVFDFRTVHGAAGNTGSGRRRAFSARFLGDDVRFMQRPGRTSPPFPGIGQQTGERLREDWFPVVWRAVR; this is encoded by the coding sequence ATGGACATCACCCGGGAACAGATTGACACCTACCAGCGCGACGGCGTGCTGGTCTTGCGCGGCGCCTTTACCGACTGGGTCGAGCGCCTGCGCGAAGGCTTTGCGCAAAACCTGGCCGAGCCCGGTCCCTTTGCCATCGAGAACGTCCGCGCCGGCGAGGGCGGGCGCTTTTTCGAGGACTATTGCAACTGGCAGCGCATCGCCCCGTTCGCCGCCTTTATCCGCGAGTCTGCCGCGGCCGCGATTGCCGGGCGGATCATGCAATCGCAGGCGGTGCAGGTGTTCCACGAGCACATCCTGGTCAAGGAGCCCGGCACCGCCAAGCGCACCCCATGGCACCAGGACCTGCCCTACTACTGCGTCGACGGCACCCAGACCGCGAGCTACTGGATCCCGCTGGACCCGGTCACGCAGGCCAATACGCTGCGCGTGGTGGCCGGCTCGCATCGCTGGCCGCGGCTGGTGCGGCCCAAGCGCTGGGCCAGCAACGAAAACTTCTATGGCGGCGACGACGCCTTCATGGAAATGCCGGACGTCGAAGACGGCAGCCACACCCTGCTGGCCCCGGAGCTGGAGCCGGGCGATGCGGTGGTGTTCGACTTCCGCACCGTGCACGGGGCCGCCGGCAATACCGGCAGCGGGCGGCGCCGCGCGTTCTCGGCCCGTTTCCTCGGCGACGATGTGCGCTTCATGCAGCGCCCCGGGCGGACCTCGCCGCCGTTCCCCGGCATCGGCCAGCAGACCGGCGAGCGCCTGCGCGAAGACTGGTTCCCGGTGGTCTGGCGCGCGGTGCGCTAA
- a CDS encoding DUF3025 domain-containing protein, whose amino-acid sequence MRTQQTAAGEHFAAALAGIDWSRPWFRPFAAHGAALAAAVQGGADLRRGLDARAAALDLRNARGLPLRFIAQHGLPHGSAYEAHIHATGEVPTRDNLHDFFNALVWLHFPHAKRALNQIQAEVIAREGVPTTRGGVRDAATLFDENAVLFLSADERMTAALKGFGWKSLFVDARAAWGTGCAVVPFGHALLEKLVQPYKSVTAHAWILPLLPGDTALDTVLAESLRAAATAGALRGGRSFAPLPVMGIPGWCEDNARADFYADATVFRPGRRGDRDAG is encoded by the coding sequence TTGCGCACGCAGCAGACCGCGGCCGGCGAGCACTTCGCCGCCGCGCTGGCCGGGATCGACTGGTCCCGGCCGTGGTTCCGGCCTTTTGCCGCACACGGCGCCGCGCTGGCGGCGGCAGTACAGGGCGGTGCCGACCTGCGCCGCGGGCTCGATGCACGCGCCGCGGCGCTGGACCTGCGCAATGCGCGCGGTTTGCCGCTGCGCTTTATCGCCCAGCACGGCCTGCCGCACGGCAGCGCCTACGAAGCGCATATCCACGCCACCGGCGAAGTCCCGACCCGCGACAATCTCCACGACTTTTTCAACGCCCTGGTCTGGCTGCATTTCCCGCACGCCAAGCGCGCGCTCAACCAGATCCAGGCGGAGGTGATTGCCCGCGAGGGCGTGCCGACCACGCGCGGCGGCGTGCGCGACGCGGCGACGCTGTTCGACGAGAACGCGGTGCTGTTCCTCAGTGCGGACGAGCGCATGACCGCGGCGCTCAAGGGGTTTGGCTGGAAGTCGCTGTTTGTCGATGCCCGCGCGGCATGGGGAACCGGCTGCGCGGTGGTGCCGTTCGGCCACGCGCTGCTCGAAAAGCTGGTGCAGCCGTACAAGTCGGTGACGGCGCATGCGTGGATACTGCCGCTCCTGCCCGGCGATACCGCGCTCGATACTGTGCTTGCCGAATCACTGCGAGCCGCCGCCACCGCCGGCGCATTGCGGGGCGGACGCAGCTTTGCGCCGCTGCCGGTGATGGGCATCCCGGGCTGGTGCGAAGACAACGCGCGGGCGGACTTTTATGCCGATGCCACCGTGTTCCGTCCCGGCCGGCGCGGCGACCGGGATGCCGGCTGA
- a CDS encoding polymer-forming cytoskeletal protein has protein sequence MLFSKKKGLSIDTLIGEDTAIDGDLVFAGGLRLDGRVRGNVTAVAGKPSMLVVSEKGMVEGEISVGHLVLNGTVKGPVQAADLLELQPQARVLGDVRYAALEMHQGALVEGRLMPMVQGEVKALPNLVEAAPVAEVTEAAETEPATAGETPAAGASPTEKAA, from the coding sequence ATGCTGTTTTCCAAGAAGAAAGGCCTTTCGATCGATACGCTGATTGGCGAAGACACCGCCATCGACGGCGACCTGGTGTTTGCCGGCGGCCTGCGCCTGGACGGACGCGTGCGCGGCAATGTCACCGCGGTAGCCGGCAAGCCCAGCATGCTGGTGGTCAGCGAGAAGGGCATGGTCGAGGGCGAGATCAGCGTCGGCCATCTGGTACTGAACGGCACCGTCAAGGGCCCGGTGCAGGCCGCCGACCTGCTGGAGCTGCAGCCGCAGGCACGGGTGCTCGGCGACGTGCGCTATGCCGCGCTCGAGATGCACCAGGGCGCGCTGGTCGAGGGCCGCCTGATGCCGATGGTGCAGGGTGAAGTCAAGGCCTTGCCGAACCTGGTGGAGGCCGCGCCGGTGGCCGAAGTGACGGAAGCGGCCGAAACGGAACCGGCCACCGCAGGCGAAACTCCGGCCGCCGGCGCCAGTCCCACCGAAAAGGCCGCGTAG
- a CDS encoding tartrate dehydrogenase — protein sequence MSQYKIAVIPGDGIGTEVMPEGIRVMDAAARRFGIDFQWDHFDFSSCDYYARHGKMLPDDWFDTLVKYDAIYFGAVGWPDTVPDHVSLWGSLLQFRRSFDQYVNLRPVRLMPGIKSPLAGRQPGDIDFYVVRENTEGEYSSIGGRMFPGTEREIVVQETVMSRTGVDRILKFAFELAQKRPKKHLTSATKSNGISITMPYWDERVEAMAAHYPGIKVDKYHIDILTAHFVQHPDWFDVVVASNLFGDILSDLGPACTGTIGIAPSGNINPDRTFPSLFEPVHGSAPDIAGRGVANPIGQIWCGAMMLEHLGHDDAGAAVLGAIEQVLAAGPGHAPLTRDIGGKAGTADLGRAIAEAL from the coding sequence ATGAGCCAATACAAGATTGCCGTGATTCCCGGAGACGGAATCGGCACGGAAGTCATGCCCGAGGGCATCCGCGTGATGGACGCCGCGGCGCGCCGCTTCGGCATCGATTTCCAGTGGGATCACTTCGATTTTTCCAGCTGCGACTACTACGCCCGCCACGGCAAGATGCTGCCGGACGACTGGTTCGACACGCTGGTGAAGTACGACGCCATCTACTTCGGCGCGGTCGGCTGGCCGGATACGGTGCCGGATCATGTCTCGCTGTGGGGCTCGCTGCTGCAGTTCCGGCGCTCGTTCGACCAGTACGTGAACCTGCGCCCGGTGCGGCTGATGCCAGGCATCAAAAGCCCGCTGGCCGGCCGCCAGCCCGGTGACATCGACTTCTACGTGGTGCGCGAGAACACCGAGGGCGAGTATTCCAGCATCGGCGGCCGCATGTTCCCCGGCACCGAGCGCGAGATCGTGGTGCAGGAAACCGTGATGAGCCGCACCGGCGTCGACCGCATCCTGAAGTTCGCCTTCGAGCTGGCCCAGAAGCGCCCGAAAAAGCACCTTACCTCGGCGACCAAGTCCAACGGCATCTCGATCACCATGCCGTACTGGGACGAGCGGGTCGAGGCCATGGCGGCGCATTACCCCGGCATCAAGGTCGACAAGTACCACATCGACATCCTGACCGCCCATTTCGTCCAGCATCCGGACTGGTTCGACGTGGTGGTGGCGAGCAACCTGTTCGGCGACATCCTGTCCGACCTGGGCCCGGCCTGCACCGGCACCATCGGCATTGCGCCGTCGGGCAACATCAATCCGGACCGCACCTTCCCCAGCCTGTTCGAGCCGGTACACGGCTCGGCCCCGGATATCGCCGGGCGCGGCGTGGCCAACCCGATCGGGCAGATCTGGTGCGGCGCCATGATGCTGGAGCACCTGGGCCATGACGACGCCGGCGCCGCCGTGCTGGGCGCGATCGAGCAGGTGCTGGCGGCCGGGCCCGGGCACGCGCCGCTGACGCGCGACATCGGCGGCAAGGCCGGTACCGCCGACCTGGGCCGCGCCATCGCGGAGGCGCTGTGA
- a CDS encoding glycerate kinase, translated as MSAGFAGDARALLLETFHAAVAAADPLQIVARHLPPPHAGGRTLVVGAGKAAASMAAAVERAYAGKATLEGLVVTRYAHGLPTDHIRVIEAGHPVPDESGERAAAEILTAVQSLTPQDRLLVLVSGGGSSLLSLPAEGIPMADLKATTRELLRCGAPITDMNIVRKHISRIQGGRLAQASQAPVTTLIVSDVAGDDPSAIASGPTVADPSTFDDALQILRRYGAQVPASVQSHLERGARGEVAETPKPGDPLFDRVDNIMIATAHGSLEAAAALFRQRGITPVVLGDTVTGEAREVARVYAALVREIRAYNAPFAVPVALISGGECTVTLPAGGGAGKARGGRCSEFLLSLAVELAGMPDVYAIAADTDGIDGSEDNAGALADPTTLARAEAAGMPGQRQLDAHDAWGLFDAIGDLVVTGPTRTNVNDYRAILIL; from the coding sequence GTGAGCGCCGGCTTCGCGGGGGACGCCCGCGCACTGCTGCTCGAGACCTTCCACGCCGCGGTGGCGGCGGCCGATCCGCTGCAGATAGTCGCGCGGCACCTGCCGCCGCCGCACGCGGGCGGCCGCACGCTGGTGGTGGGCGCGGGCAAGGCCGCGGCGTCGATGGCCGCGGCGGTCGAGCGGGCCTACGCCGGCAAGGCCACGCTGGAAGGACTGGTGGTCACGCGCTACGCGCACGGGCTGCCGACCGACCATATCCGCGTGATCGAGGCCGGCCATCCGGTGCCGGACGAGTCGGGCGAGCGGGCCGCGGCGGAGATCCTCACCGCGGTGCAATCGCTGACGCCGCAGGACCGGCTGCTGGTGCTGGTTTCGGGCGGCGGCTCGAGCCTGCTGTCGCTGCCGGCCGAGGGTATTCCGATGGCCGATCTGAAGGCGACCACCCGCGAGTTGCTGCGCTGTGGCGCGCCGATCACCGACATGAACATCGTGCGCAAGCACATCTCGCGCATCCAGGGCGGCCGGCTGGCGCAGGCGAGCCAGGCGCCGGTGACCACGCTGATCGTCTCGGACGTGGCCGGTGACGATCCCAGCGCGATCGCCTCGGGCCCGACCGTGGCGGACCCGAGCACGTTCGATGACGCGCTGCAGATCCTGCGCCGCTACGGCGCCCAGGTGCCGGCCAGCGTGCAGTCGCACCTGGAACGCGGCGCGCGCGGCGAGGTGGCGGAGACGCCCAAGCCCGGCGATCCTTTGTTCGATCGGGTCGACAACATCATGATCGCCACCGCCCACGGCAGCCTCGAGGCCGCCGCCGCGCTGTTCCGCCAGCGTGGCATCACGCCGGTGGTGCTGGGCGACACCGTGACCGGCGAGGCGCGCGAAGTGGCGCGGGTCTATGCCGCGCTGGTACGCGAGATTCGCGCGTACAATGCGCCGTTTGCCGTGCCGGTGGCGCTGATTTCCGGAGGTGAGTGCACGGTCACTTTGCCGGCCGGCGGCGGCGCGGGCAAGGCGCGCGGCGGGCGTTGCTCGGAGTTCCTGCTGTCGCTGGCGGTCGAACTGGCAGGCATGCCTGATGTGTATGCGATCGCCGCCGACACCGACGGCATCGACGGCTCGGAAGACAACGCCGGCGCGCTGGCCGACCCGACCACGCTGGCGCGCGCCGAGGCCGCGGGCATGCCCGGCCAGCGCCAGCTGGACGCGCACGATGCCTGGGGCCTGTTCGATGCCATCGGCGACCTGGTCGTCACCGGCCCCACGCGCACCAACGTCAACGACTACCGCGCCATCCTGATTCTCTGA
- a CDS encoding class II glutamine amidotransferase, with protein MCQLLGMNCATPTDVTFSFTGFAARGGLTDHHADGFGVAFFEDKACRLFIDNQSAGTSPVADLIKRYPIKSKNVISHIRKATQGTVLLENCHPFMRELWGRHWIFAHNGDLHGFTPFLSGVYQPVGDTDSELAFCTLMQGLRKRFPGSQPPLNELGHALADITREITLHGVFNYLLCNGQALFAHCSTRLYYIVRQWPFSTAHLIDADLSIDFAQVTTPDDRVAVIATAPLTDNETWTQFAPGELIMFEHGRPTMTLSVPIPPEVQAKNAANTACT; from the coding sequence ATGTGCCAGCTGCTAGGCATGAACTGCGCCACGCCGACCGACGTGACGTTCTCCTTCACCGGCTTTGCCGCGCGCGGAGGCCTGACCGACCACCACGCCGACGGCTTCGGTGTCGCCTTCTTCGAAGACAAGGCCTGCCGCCTGTTCATCGACAACCAGTCCGCCGGCACCTCGCCGGTGGCGGACCTGATCAAGCGCTATCCGATCAAGTCGAAGAACGTCATCTCGCATATCCGCAAGGCCACGCAGGGCACCGTGCTGCTGGAAAACTGCCACCCGTTCATGCGCGAACTGTGGGGCCGGCACTGGATCTTTGCCCACAACGGCGACCTGCACGGCTTTACCCCGTTCCTGTCCGGGGTCTACCAGCCGGTCGGCGACACCGACAGCGAACTGGCGTTCTGCACGCTGATGCAAGGCCTGCGCAAGCGCTTCCCGGGCTCGCAGCCGCCGCTGAACGAGCTGGGCCACGCGCTGGCCGACATCACCCGCGAGATCACGCTGCACGGCGTGTTCAACTACCTGCTGTGCAACGGGCAGGCGCTGTTCGCCCACTGCTCGACCCGCCTCTACTACATCGTGCGGCAATGGCCGTTCTCGACCGCGCACCTGATCGACGCCGACCTGTCGATCGATTTCGCCCAGGTCACCACGCCGGACGACCGCGTCGCCGTGATCGCCACCGCGCCGCTGACCGACAACGAGACCTGGACCCAGTTCGCCCCCGGCGAGCTGATCATGTTCGAGCACGGGCGCCCGACCATGACGCTGAGCGTGCCGATCCCGCCCGAGGTCCAGGCCAAGAACGCGGCCAATACGGCTTGTACCTGA